In Candidatus Pelagibacter sp. HIMB1321, a single genomic region encodes these proteins:
- a CDS encoding EVE domain-containing protein, translating into MQYWLMKSEPDVWSIDQQIKAGSKGAPWDGVRNYQAAKNLKSMKKGDQCFFYHSNIGKEIVGIVEVIKEAYLDKTDKTGKFVAVTVKFLKKLDRPITLEDIKKVKELSHLSLIKQSRLSVMPIDSKSWKILNKMSKV; encoded by the coding sequence ATGCAATATTGGTTAATGAAATCAGAGCCTGATGTTTGGTCTATCGATCAACAAATAAAAGCTGGTTCAAAAGGTGCACCCTGGGATGGTGTAAGGAATTATCAAGCAGCAAAAAATTTAAAATCTATGAAAAAAGGTGACCAATGTTTTTTTTATCATTCAAATATTGGGAAAGAAATTGTTGGAATAGTTGAGGTTATTAAGGAGGCTTATTTAGATAAAACTGATAAAACAGGCAAATTTGTTGCGGTAACGGTTAAATTTTTGAAAAAACTTGATAGACCAATTACACTCGAAGATATCAAAAAAGTTAAGGAATTGAGCCATTTATCTCTAATAAAACAGAGTAGACTGTCAGTTATGCCTATAGATTCTAAAAG